One window of Erwinia aphidicola genomic DNA carries:
- a CDS encoding ABC-F family ATPase → MLVSSNVTMQFGSKPLFENISVKFGGGNRYGLIGANGSGKSTFMKILGGDLVPSGGNVSLDPNERLGKLRQDQFAFEQYSVLDTVIMGHGELWAVKEERDAIYALPEMSEEDGYKVADLEEKYGEMDGYTAEARAGELLLGVGIPLEQHYGPMSEVAPGWKLRVLLAQALFSNPEILLLDEPTNNLDIDTIRWLEQVLNERNSTMIIISHDRHFLNMVCTHMADLDYGELRVYPGNYDEYMTAATQARERLLSDNAKKKAQINELQSFVSRFSANASKSRQATSRAKQIDKIKLDEVKASSRQNPFIRFEQDKKLFRNALTLEAVTKGFDNGPLFKNVNMLLEVGEKLAILGPNGIGKTTLLKTLIGELLPDNGTVKWSENAQIGYYAQDHAHDFADDLSVFDWMSQWKQESDDEQAVRGILGRLLFSQDDIKKPAKVLSGGEKGRMLFGKLMMQKPNVLIMDEPTNHLDMESIEALNMALEMYEGTLIFVSHDREFVSSLATRVIEMTPGKLNDFTGNYEDYLRSQGIV, encoded by the coding sequence GTGCTAGTTTCCAGCAACGTCACCATGCAGTTTGGCAGTAAGCCGCTGTTCGAAAACATCTCCGTCAAATTTGGCGGCGGCAACCGCTACGGCCTGATCGGTGCCAACGGCAGCGGTAAGTCCACCTTTATGAAAATTCTCGGTGGCGACCTGGTTCCTTCCGGCGGTAATGTCTCGCTCGATCCGAACGAGCGCCTCGGTAAACTGCGCCAGGATCAGTTCGCCTTTGAACAGTATTCCGTGCTGGATACGGTGATCATGGGCCACGGCGAGCTGTGGGCGGTGAAGGAAGAGCGCGATGCGATCTATGCGCTGCCGGAGATGAGCGAAGAAGACGGTTATAAAGTCGCTGACCTCGAAGAGAAGTATGGCGAGATGGACGGCTACACCGCAGAAGCGCGTGCCGGTGAGCTGCTGCTGGGCGTGGGTATTCCGCTGGAGCAGCACTACGGCCCGATGAGCGAAGTCGCTCCCGGCTGGAAACTGCGCGTGCTGCTGGCACAGGCGCTGTTCTCTAACCCGGAAATTCTGCTGCTCGACGAACCGACCAACAACCTGGACATCGATACCATTCGCTGGCTGGAGCAGGTGCTGAACGAGCGTAACAGCACCATGATCATCATTTCGCACGACCGTCACTTCCTGAACATGGTCTGCACCCACATGGCCGACCTCGACTACGGCGAGCTGCGCGTTTACCCGGGCAACTACGACGAGTACATGACGGCAGCAACCCAGGCGCGCGAGCGTCTGCTGTCTGATAACGCCAAGAAGAAAGCGCAGATCAACGAACTGCAGTCCTTCGTCAGCCGCTTCAGCGCCAACGCCTCAAAATCCCGTCAGGCGACCTCACGCGCCAAGCAGATTGACAAGATCAAACTGGATGAGGTGAAAGCATCGAGCCGTCAGAACCCGTTCATTCGTTTCGAGCAGGATAAGAAACTGTTCCGCAATGCGCTGACGCTGGAAGCCGTGACCAAAGGTTTCGACAACGGTCCGCTGTTTAAAAACGTCAATATGCTGCTGGAAGTGGGCGAAAAGCTGGCGATCCTCGGCCCGAACGGTATCGGTAAAACCACGCTGCTGAAAACGCTGATTGGCGAACTGCTGCCGGACAACGGCACCGTGAAATGGTCCGAGAATGCGCAAATTGGTTACTACGCGCAGGATCACGCCCACGACTTCGCCGACGACCTGAGCGTGTTCGACTGGATGAGCCAGTGGAAGCAGGAGAGCGATGACGAGCAGGCGGTACGCGGTATTCTCGGCCGTCTGCTGTTCAGCCAGGACGATATCAAGAAGCCAGCCAAAGTGCTGTCCGGTGGTGAGAAGGGCCGCATGCTGTTCGGCAAGCTGATGATGCAGAAGCCGAACGTGCTGATCATGGATGAACCGACTAACCACCTCGATATGGAATCGATCGAAGCGCTGAACATGGCGCTGGAGATGTACGAAGGCACGCTGATCTTCGTTTCTCACGACCGTGAGTTCGTCAGCTCGCTGGCCACGCGCGTGATTGAGATGACGCCGGGCAAACTGAACGACTTTACCGGCAACTACGAAGACTATCTGCGCAGCCAGGGCATCGTGTAA
- a CDS encoding sugar porter family MFS transporter, whose product MAKEHYITPNRASGPNSSSRTEPFVKVIAAVATLGGLLFGYDTGVISGALLFMGDELHLTPFTTGLVTSSLLFGAAFGALISGHFANSAGRKKIIITLAIIFALGSIGTALAPDVEWMIFFRLILGVAVGGASATVPVYIAEIAPANKRGQLVTIQELMIVSGQLLAYISNAGFNAAWGGDESWRWMLAVATMPAVLLWFGMMFMPDTPRWYAMQGRLAQARRVLERTRAKEDVDWEMAEIEETLAEEENQGKPGLRDLAKPWLMKLLLIGIGIAVINQTSGVNTIMYYAPTMLKATGMSTNAALFATIANGVVSVTMVCVGIWLLGKMGRRTMTLIGQFGCTFSLLFIAAVSFFMPETVNGQVDVLRGYLVLLGMLMFLSFQQGFLSPATWLLLSEIFPTRLRGMFMGSAIFAMWIANFLISLAFPMLLASVGLSGAFLIFALIGIISGIFVIKCIPETRNRSLEQIEHYLHDWLSDEVDTPPLPVPERKAEIH is encoded by the coding sequence ATGGCAAAAGAACACTATATCACCCCCAATCGGGCCTCCGGGCCTAATAGCAGCAGCAGAACCGAGCCATTCGTCAAAGTGATTGCGGCGGTAGCCACGCTGGGCGGCCTGCTGTTTGGCTACGATACCGGCGTTATCTCCGGCGCGCTGCTGTTTATGGGCGACGAATTACACCTGACGCCATTTACCACCGGGCTGGTCACCAGCTCACTGCTGTTCGGTGCCGCTTTTGGCGCACTGATCTCCGGCCACTTCGCTAACAGCGCCGGACGTAAGAAAATCATCATCACTCTGGCGATTATCTTTGCACTTGGCTCCATCGGTACCGCGCTGGCGCCGGACGTGGAGTGGATGATTTTCTTCCGTCTGATCCTCGGCGTGGCGGTCGGTGGCGCATCGGCAACCGTGCCGGTCTACATCGCGGAAATTGCCCCGGCTAACAAACGCGGGCAGCTGGTCACCATTCAGGAGCTGATGATTGTTAGCGGCCAGCTGCTGGCCTATATCTCGAATGCGGGCTTTAACGCAGCCTGGGGCGGGGATGAAAGCTGGCGCTGGATGCTGGCGGTAGCCACCATGCCCGCCGTGCTGCTGTGGTTCGGCATGATGTTTATGCCGGACACGCCGCGCTGGTATGCAATGCAGGGGCGTCTGGCGCAAGCGCGCCGCGTGCTGGAGCGCACCCGCGCGAAAGAGGATGTTGACTGGGAGATGGCAGAGATCGAGGAGACGCTGGCCGAAGAGGAGAATCAGGGAAAACCCGGCCTGCGCGACCTCGCGAAGCCGTGGCTGATGAAGCTGCTGCTTATCGGCATTGGTATCGCCGTGATCAATCAGACCTCAGGGGTGAATACCATCATGTACTACGCGCCGACCATGCTGAAGGCCACCGGCATGAGTACCAACGCGGCGCTGTTTGCCACTATCGCTAACGGCGTGGTATCGGTGACGATGGTCTGCGTAGGCATCTGGCTGCTGGGGAAAATGGGCCGCCGTACCATGACGCTGATCGGCCAGTTCGGCTGTACTTTCAGCCTGCTGTTTATCGCGGCGGTCAGCTTCTTTATGCCGGAAACGGTCAACGGCCAGGTCGATGTGCTGCGCGGCTACCTGGTGCTGCTCGGCATGCTGATGTTCCTCAGCTTCCAGCAGGGCTTCCTGTCGCCGGCGACCTGGCTGCTGCTGTCGGAGATCTTTCCAACGCGCCTGCGCGGAATGTTTATGGGCAGCGCGATCTTCGCGATGTGGATCGCCAACTTCCTGATCTCGCTGGCGTTCCCGATGCTGCTGGCCAGCGTTGGCCTCTCCGGCGCCTTCCTGATCTTTGCGCTGATCGGCATCATCTCCGGCATCTTTGTTATCAAGTGCATTCCGGAAACCCGCAACCGCAGCCTGGAGCAGATTGAGCACTATCTGCATGACTGGCTGAGTGACGAGGTGGACACGCCGCCGCTGCCCGTGCCTGAACGTAAAGCAGAAATTCACTAA
- the moeA gene encoding molybdopterin molybdotransferase MoeA — MEAFTAGLISLDDALNTLLAQITPLSDSESVLLPAAVGRITAAAVTSPIDVPPFDNSAMDGYALRMADVTPGAVLTVAGKAFAGQPFSGAWPAGSCIRIMTGAPLPEGCEAVVMQEQTESIGDTVRITAEVSAGQNIRRAGEDILQGTEVLSAGTRLGAAELPLLASLGIAQVSVVRKLRVAVFSTGDELQPVGQPLAAGQIYDTNRFAVQLMLDKLGCEVIDLGIIRDDPAALREAFVRADAAGDVVISSGGVSVGAADYTKQMLEELGEVGFWKLAIKPGKPFAFGRLPNSWFCGLPGNPVSAVLTFYQLVQPLLAKLTGQSGPALPPRQRVRSADLLKKSPGRLDFQRGLLQRNAAGELEVKTTGHQGSHVFSSFHQANCFIVLERERGDVQPGEWVDVEPFNALLEG; from the coding sequence ATGGAAGCTTTTACTGCGGGACTGATCTCCCTCGACGATGCCCTCAATACCCTGCTGGCGCAGATTACCCCCCTGAGCGACAGCGAAAGCGTGCTGCTACCCGCCGCCGTGGGGCGCATTACCGCTGCGGCGGTGACTTCGCCGATTGACGTACCGCCGTTTGATAACTCGGCGATGGATGGCTATGCCCTGCGCATGGCCGATGTTACCCCCGGTGCGGTACTTACCGTGGCCGGGAAAGCGTTTGCCGGCCAGCCGTTTAGCGGTGCCTGGCCGGCCGGCAGCTGCATCCGCATCATGACCGGCGCGCCGCTGCCTGAGGGCTGCGAGGCGGTGGTGATGCAGGAGCAGACCGAAAGCATTGGCGATACAGTCCGTATCACCGCTGAGGTCAGCGCCGGGCAGAACATCCGCCGTGCCGGCGAGGATATCCTTCAGGGCACCGAGGTGCTGAGCGCGGGCACCAGGCTGGGCGCCGCCGAGCTGCCGCTGCTGGCCTCTCTCGGCATTGCGCAGGTTTCGGTCGTGCGCAAGCTGCGCGTGGCGGTGTTCTCCACCGGGGATGAGCTGCAGCCGGTCGGCCAGCCGCTGGCGGCGGGCCAGATTTACGATACCAACCGCTTTGCGGTCCAGCTGATGCTGGATAAGCTCGGCTGCGAGGTGATTGACCTCGGCATTATTCGCGACGACCCGGCGGCGCTGCGTGAGGCTTTCGTCCGTGCCGATGCAGCGGGCGATGTGGTGATCAGCAGCGGCGGCGTCTCCGTTGGCGCGGCAGATTACACCAAACAGATGCTGGAAGAACTCGGCGAAGTCGGCTTCTGGAAGCTGGCCATCAAACCGGGCAAGCCGTTTGCCTTTGGTCGCCTGCCCAACAGCTGGTTCTGCGGCCTGCCGGGCAACCCGGTGTCGGCGGTATTAACCTTTTATCAGCTGGTGCAGCCGCTGCTGGCGAAGCTTACCGGGCAGAGCGGCCCGGCGCTGCCGCCACGCCAGCGCGTGCGCAGCGCCGACCTGCTGAAGAAATCACCCGGTCGCCTCGACTTCCAGCGCGGGCTGCTGCAGCGCAATGCCGCAGGCGAGCTGGAGGTGAAAACCACCGGCCACCAGGGCTCGCACGTCTTTAGCTCTTTCCATCAGGCCAACTGCTTTATCGTGCTGGAGCGCGAGCGCGGCGACGTGCAGCCGGGTGAATGGGTTGACGTTGAGCCATTCAACGCGCTGCTGGAGGGCTGA
- the moeB gene encoding molybdopterin-synthase adenylyltransferase MoeB, whose amino-acid sequence MLPELSDDEMLRYNRQIVLRGFDFAGQEQLKAARVLVVGLGGLGCAASQYLAAAGVGHLTLLDFDHVAVSNLQRQVLHAEAQVGMAKVDSARLRLAALNSLIQIDTVNARLDDAPLAALIASHQLVLDCCDNVETREQLNRQCFASKTPLVSGAAIRMEGQVSVFSWGQDEPCYRCISRLFGQSTLSCVEAGVMAPLVGVIGSLQAMEAIRALAHYGGAVAGKLLLYDAMTLQFRSMNVAKDPRCEVCS is encoded by the coding sequence ATGCTGCCCGAGCTGAGCGATGACGAAATGCTGCGCTATAACCGCCAGATCGTGCTGCGCGGTTTTGACTTTGCGGGGCAGGAGCAGCTGAAGGCTGCCCGCGTGCTGGTGGTCGGCCTGGGCGGGCTGGGCTGCGCCGCCAGCCAGTATCTCGCCGCTGCGGGCGTCGGCCATCTGACGCTGCTGGATTTCGACCACGTCGCCGTTTCTAACCTGCAGCGCCAGGTGCTGCACGCTGAGGCGCAGGTCGGGATGGCAAAAGTCGACTCTGCGCGGCTGCGTCTGGCGGCGCTTAACTCGCTGATCCAGATTGACACCGTCAATGCGCGACTGGATGACGCTCCCCTGGCAGCCCTGATTGCCTCGCATCAGCTGGTGCTGGACTGCTGCGACAACGTGGAGACGCGTGAACAGCTCAACCGCCAGTGCTTTGCCAGCAAAACTCCGCTGGTCTCCGGTGCCGCCATCCGCATGGAGGGCCAGGTCAGCGTGTTCAGCTGGGGTCAGGACGAGCCCTGCTATCGCTGCATCAGCCGGCTGTTCGGCCAGTCGACCCTGAGCTGCGTTGAGGCCGGGGTGATGGCGCCGCTGGTCGGCGTGATTGGCTCACTCCAGGCGATGGAAGCGATCCGCGCGCTGGCGCACTACGGCGGCGCGGTAGCTGGAAAGCTATTGCTATACGATGCCATGACGCTGCAATTTCGCAGCATGAATGTGGCAAAAGATCCGCGCTGCGAGGTGTGCAGCTAA
- the gsiA gene encoding glutathione ABC transporter ATP-binding protein GsiA — MSEFRHHDNVVLSVRDLSVSFQQESGRVQAVNRLSLDVRQGETLAIVGESGSGKSVTSLALMRLVEQGGGNIDSGQMWLTRRNQQRVNLAALPQSELRRIRGADMAMIFQEPMTSLNPVFPVGEQIAESIRLHQGKSHADALKEAQRMLDLVRIPEAKNVLSRYPHQLSGGMRQRVMIAMALSCRPALLIADEPTTALDVTIQAQILQLIRVLQKEMQMGVIFITHDMGVVAEMADRVQVMYRGDVVETGSVESLFAHPQQPYTRALLAAVPKLGAMSGRSLPAKFPLMQEGEQQPEQPQDTVRQQEPPILQVRDLVTRFDIRSGIFNRVHRRVHAVEKVSFDLRPGETLALVGESGCGKSTTGRSLLRLVESQGGSITFNGKRIDRLSGQALSHLRRDIQFIFQDPYASLDPRLTVGFSIMEPLLVHGIAKGQEAEKRVAWLLERVGLLPEHAQRYPHEFSGGQRQRICIARALALNPKVVIADEAVSALDVSIQAQIINLMLDLQREFGIAFLFISHDMAVVERISHRVAVMYLGQIVEIGPRQAVFEQPQHPYTRKLMAAVPVADPTHRRRERALLVDEIPSPIRALGDEPEVAPLVEVSSGHFVARHAIARA, encoded by the coding sequence ATGAGTGAGTTTCGCCATCATGACAATGTGGTGCTGTCGGTGCGCGATCTCAGCGTCAGCTTTCAACAGGAGAGCGGGCGCGTCCAGGCGGTAAACAGGCTGTCGCTGGACGTGCGCCAGGGCGAAACGCTGGCGATCGTCGGCGAGTCTGGCTCCGGCAAATCGGTCACCTCGCTGGCGCTGATGCGTCTGGTGGAGCAGGGCGGTGGCAATATCGACAGCGGGCAGATGTGGCTGACGCGCCGCAATCAGCAGCGGGTCAACCTGGCCGCGCTGCCGCAGTCCGAGCTGCGGCGCATTCGCGGTGCCGATATGGCCATGATTTTCCAGGAGCCGATGACCTCGCTCAACCCGGTGTTCCCGGTGGGGGAGCAGATTGCCGAGTCGATCCGACTGCACCAGGGAAAAAGCCACGCCGACGCGCTGAAAGAAGCGCAGCGCATGCTCGATCTGGTGCGCATTCCCGAAGCGAAAAACGTGCTGTCGCGTTACCCGCATCAGCTCTCAGGCGGCATGCGCCAGCGCGTGATGATCGCCATGGCGCTCTCCTGCCGCCCGGCGCTGCTGATCGCCGATGAGCCCACCACCGCGCTCGACGTGACTATCCAGGCGCAGATCTTACAGCTGATCCGCGTGCTGCAAAAAGAGATGCAGATGGGGGTGATTTTTATCACCCACGACATGGGGGTGGTGGCCGAAATGGCCGACCGCGTGCAGGTGATGTACCGCGGCGACGTGGTGGAAACCGGCAGCGTCGAGTCGCTATTTGCTCATCCCCAGCAACCCTACACTCGCGCACTGCTGGCCGCCGTGCCGAAACTCGGCGCCATGAGCGGGCGCAGCCTGCCGGCCAAATTCCCGCTGATGCAGGAGGGTGAGCAGCAGCCGGAACAGCCGCAGGACACCGTCCGTCAGCAGGAGCCGCCGATTTTACAGGTGCGCGATCTGGTGACGCGCTTTGATATCCGCAGCGGCATCTTTAACCGCGTGCACCGCCGCGTTCACGCGGTGGAGAAAGTCAGCTTTGACCTGCGCCCCGGCGAAACGCTGGCGCTGGTCGGTGAATCCGGCTGCGGCAAATCGACCACCGGGCGCTCGCTGCTGCGGCTGGTGGAGAGCCAGGGCGGCAGTATCACCTTTAACGGCAAGCGCATCGATCGGCTTTCGGGTCAGGCACTGTCGCACCTGCGGCGCGATATTCAGTTTATCTTCCAGGATCCTTACGCCTCCCTCGATCCGCGCCTGACGGTGGGCTTTTCGATTATGGAGCCGCTGCTGGTTCACGGTATTGCCAAAGGGCAGGAGGCCGAAAAACGCGTGGCGTGGCTGCTGGAGCGCGTCGGCTTACTGCCGGAGCATGCGCAGCGCTATCCGCACGAGTTCTCCGGCGGACAGCGGCAGCGTATCTGCATTGCGCGCGCGCTGGCGCTCAACCCGAAAGTGGTGATCGCCGACGAAGCCGTCTCGGCGCTGGACGTCTCGATTCAGGCGCAGATTATTAACCTGATGCTCGACCTGCAGCGCGAGTTTGGCATCGCGTTCCTGTTTATTTCGCATGATATGGCGGTGGTGGAGCGCATCAGCCACCGCGTGGCGGTGATGTATCTCGGGCAGATTGTCGAGATTGGCCCGCGCCAGGCGGTGTTCGAACAGCCGCAGCATCCGTATACGCGCAAACTGATGGCGGCGGTGCCGGTGGCCGACCCCACGCACCGCCGCCGTGAACGAGCACTGTTAGTAGATGAAATACCCAGCCCGATCCGCGCCCTGGGCGACGAACCGGAAGTGGCACCGCTGGTTGAAGTCAGCAGCGGGCATTTTGTGGCACGCCATGCTATCGCCCGCGCCTGA
- a CDS encoding isoaspartyl peptidase/L-asparaginase — MARATIAIHGGAGAIARSSMDSEKEQHYRQALSEIVASGQALLAAGASALDVVTEAVRQLEECPLFNAGRGSVFTHQGTHELDACVMDGRTRQAGAVAGVSRVRNPVLAARAVLETSPHLLFIGAGAESFAAENGLEMVENSFFSTPERRAQLERALASDQTLLDHDGDPLDPDRKFGTVGAVAIDLAGSLAAATSTGGMTNKQVGRVGDSPLVGAGCYASGGVAVSCTGTGEVFMRTLAAYDIAAMMEYGGLSLDEASRKVVMEKIPALGGSGGLIAVDAEGNVVLPFNSEGMYRGYGTVGEAPVVAIYREEP; from the coding sequence ATGGCCAGAGCGACGATCGCAATTCATGGTGGCGCGGGGGCAATCGCCCGCAGCAGCATGGACAGTGAAAAAGAGCAGCACTATCGCCAGGCGCTGTCAGAGATTGTCGCCAGCGGGCAGGCGCTGCTGGCGGCGGGTGCCAGCGCGCTTGACGTGGTGACCGAAGCAGTGCGCCAGCTGGAAGAGTGCCCGCTGTTTAATGCCGGGCGGGGTTCGGTGTTTACCCATCAGGGTACGCACGAGCTGGATGCCTGCGTGATGGACGGGCGCACGCGGCAAGCGGGAGCGGTCGCGGGCGTTAGCCGGGTGCGTAATCCGGTGCTGGCCGCGCGCGCAGTGCTGGAAACCAGTCCGCATCTGCTGTTTATCGGCGCGGGTGCGGAATCGTTTGCGGCAGAGAACGGCCTCGAAATGGTCGAAAACAGCTTTTTCTCCACGCCGGAGCGCCGCGCCCAGCTTGAGCGCGCGCTGGCCAGCGACCAGACCCTGCTGGACCACGATGGCGATCCCCTTGACCCCGACCGTAAGTTCGGCACCGTTGGCGCGGTGGCGATAGATCTTGCCGGCAGCCTGGCGGCAGCCACTTCCACCGGCGGCATGACCAATAAGCAGGTTGGGCGCGTTGGTGACTCCCCACTGGTTGGCGCGGGCTGCTATGCCAGCGGCGGCGTGGCGGTCTCCTGTACCGGTACCGGCGAAGTCTTTATGCGCACGCTGGCGGCCTATGATATTGCGGCCATGATGGAGTACGGCGGCCTGTCGCTGGATGAGGCGAGTCGTAAAGTGGTGATGGAAAAGATCCCGGCTCTCGGCGGCAGCGGCGGGTTAATTGCCGTGGATGCTGAAGGCAATGTGGTGCTGCCGTTTAACAGCGAAGGCATGTATCGCGGCTATGGCACAGTGGGTGAAGCGCCAGTGGTGGCGATCTACCGGGAGGAGCCCTGA
- the gsiC gene encoding glutathione ABC transporter permease GsiC, whose translation MLNYFIKRLLGLIPTLLIVAVLVFLFVHLLPGDPARLIAGREADAQVVAMVREQLGLNLPLPQQFWHYITHALQGDFGHSMVSKRPVSEEIGQRFLPTLYLTLTSMVWSVIFGMAIGVVSAVWRNRWPDRLGMTLAVSGISFPAFALGMLLMQVFSVELGWLPTVGADSWQHYILPSITLGAAVAAVMARFTRASFVEVMQEDYMRTARAKGVRESVVVIKHGLRNAMIPVVTMMGLQFGFLLGGSIVVEVVFNWPGLGRLLVDSVEMRDYPVIQAEVLLFSLEFILINLMVDMLYAAINPAIRYK comes from the coding sequence ATGCTTAACTATTTTATTAAACGACTGCTGGGGCTGATCCCAACGCTGCTGATCGTGGCGGTGCTGGTGTTCCTGTTCGTCCATCTGCTGCCTGGTGATCCGGCGCGCCTGATTGCGGGGCGTGAAGCCGATGCGCAGGTCGTGGCGATGGTGCGCGAACAGCTCGGGCTGAACCTGCCGCTGCCGCAGCAGTTCTGGCACTACATCACCCACGCCCTTCAGGGTGATTTTGGCCATTCAATGGTGTCGAAACGCCCGGTATCAGAAGAGATTGGCCAGCGCTTTCTGCCGACGCTGTACCTGACGCTGACCAGCATGGTGTGGTCGGTGATTTTCGGCATGGCGATAGGCGTCGTCTCTGCCGTGTGGCGCAACCGCTGGCCGGATCGGCTGGGGATGACGCTGGCGGTATCCGGGATCTCTTTCCCGGCGTTTGCCCTCGGCATGCTGCTGATGCAGGTGTTTTCCGTCGAGCTGGGCTGGCTGCCGACCGTCGGTGCCGACAGCTGGCAGCACTATATTTTACCGTCGATCACCCTGGGTGCCGCCGTCGCCGCCGTGATGGCGCGCTTTACCCGCGCCTCGTTCGTGGAGGTGATGCAGGAAGACTATATGCGCACCGCGCGCGCCAAAGGAGTGCGCGAGTCGGTGGTGGTGATCAAGCACGGGCTGCGCAATGCGATGATCCCGGTGGTCACTATGATGGGCCTGCAGTTTGGCTTCCTGCTCGGTGGCTCTATCGTGGTCGAGGTGGTGTTCAACTGGCCGGGGCTGGGGCGCCTGCTGGTCGACTCGGTGGAGATGCGCGATTACCCGGTGATCCAGGCGGAAGTGCTGCTATTTTCGCTGGAGTTTATTCTGATTAACCTGATGGTCGATATGCTGTACGCGGCGATCAACCCCGCGATCCGCTACAAGTAA
- a CDS encoding sensor domain-containing diguanylate cyclase: protein MIDEQIATSAGTKSSLRRMMVVFLLTIVTAVMVINGWIVWNSWNRMITSSQNDARNLSQSLSRQAEDTFLQVDLTLQDLRDRISLIGLRHERTPYLRDLLSNRKASLPQLHGLFIYNSEGNWLVTSDGNVPQRANNSDREYFRYHQQNLDGNVHIGKVIRSRSTGDLVIPVSMRLNNLDGSFRGVLLATVRLSFFKQVYGYYNMGDRDVLALMQADGNILYARPFADNTINRNISGSPLFTRLLKSAPNGTALYKSALDGIERVLGYSSLKRYPLVVAVGYDKKALLQEWFSALSVYIALSAILLLVISLLGLLVLRHISLNLRNQLELTQVRDQLTTMNRTLQTLALVDSLTGLANRRHFDLYLQRNVERSHKLRTPLSLLMIDVDSFKAFNDTYGHLAGDDCLKQIAHTLSRLPHRPEDLVTRYGGEEFAVIMPGADRTAALRFAEQATEAVAKLGIPNPGSDTPERIVTISVGVAVAMTDRSETARHQLIAEADKALYAAKRAGKNQVGE from the coding sequence ATGATCGATGAACAGATCGCCACTTCAGCAGGCACAAAATCTTCACTGCGCCGCATGATGGTGGTTTTTTTGCTGACGATTGTCACGGCGGTGATGGTTATCAACGGCTGGATTGTCTGGAACTCGTGGAACCGGATGATTACCAGCTCGCAGAACGATGCCCGTAACCTCTCGCAGTCGCTGTCGCGCCAGGCGGAGGACACTTTCCTGCAGGTCGACCTGACGTTACAGGATCTGCGCGACCGCATCTCGCTGATTGGCCTGCGCCATGAACGCACCCCCTATCTCAGAGATCTGCTGTCCAACCGCAAAGCCAGCCTGCCGCAGCTGCATGGCCTGTTTATTTACAACAGTGAAGGCAACTGGCTGGTCACGTCCGATGGCAATGTTCCGCAGCGCGCTAATAACAGCGACCGCGAGTATTTTCGCTATCATCAGCAGAACCTCGACGGCAATGTCCATATTGGCAAGGTGATCCGCAGCCGCTCGACCGGCGATCTGGTTATCCCCGTTTCGATGCGCCTGAATAATCTCGATGGTTCGTTTCGCGGCGTGCTGCTGGCGACCGTACGCCTGAGCTTTTTTAAGCAGGTTTATGGCTATTACAATATGGGCGATCGCGACGTGCTGGCGCTGATGCAGGCCGATGGCAATATCCTTTACGCGCGCCCGTTCGCCGACAATACCATTAACCGTAATATCTCCGGCAGCCCGCTCTTTACCCGGCTGCTGAAGAGTGCTCCAAACGGTACCGCGCTCTATAAATCGGCTCTGGACGGCATTGAACGGGTGTTGGGATACTCCAGCCTGAAGCGCTACCCGCTGGTGGTGGCCGTCGGCTACGATAAAAAGGCGCTGCTGCAGGAGTGGTTCTCCGCTCTCAGCGTCTATATCGCGCTGTCGGCGATCCTGCTGCTGGTGATCTCCCTGCTCGGGTTGCTGGTGCTGCGCCATATTTCCCTCAACCTGAGGAATCAGCTGGAGCTGACTCAGGTGCGCGATCAGCTTACCACCATGAACCGCACTTTACAGACGCTGGCGCTGGTCGACAGTCTTACCGGGCTGGCAAACCGCCGCCATTTCGACCTCTATCTGCAGCGCAACGTCGAGCGCTCCCACAAGCTGCGCACCCCGCTGTCGCTGCTGATGATCGATGTCGATTCGTTTAAAGCCTTTAACGACACCTACGGTCACCTGGCCGGGGATGATTGCCTGAAACAGATCGCTCATACGCTGTCACGCCTGCCGCACCGCCCGGAAGATTTGGTGACGCGCTACGGCGGCGAAGAGTTTGCGGTGATTATGCCGGGGGCGGATCGCACAGCGGCGCTGCGCTTTGCCGAACAGGCGACGGAGGCGGTGGCAAAGCTCGGCATTCCTAACCCAGGCAGCGATACGCCGGAGAGAATTGTGACGATCAGTGTTGGGGTAGCGGTGGCAATGACCGACCGCAGCGAAACCGCGCGCCATCAGCTGATTGCCGAGGCGGATAAGGCGTTGTATGCGGCGAAACGCGCGGGAAAAAACCAGGTGGGTGAATAA